The nucleotide sequence TTGGGAAAAATACAGCAGAAATTTGTTATGAAGCTTTTTGTAAGAAACATCGATGTTCTTTAGAATTTACGATTCACCAAGAGAAAAACAATTGCGGGCAGGCAACAGTTAATCAGAAGGTCACGGATTAACATTATCaagaatttacaatttttaattatttcaagaTTTGGAGAAAATAGAGCAGACCTTTGATTTTCTgccaaaaacattaaaaatggtaaattctcCAGACCTAACAAACTTACAGAGGGGTAGCACTGGATGAATGAAAATCCTGGCTTGAAATCAAATCACTAGGCAAAAATATTGAGTTCACTGGAGACACTTTGTGAAAGCTTCGTCTCTTAGGTATCTCAGGACTATTTATATTCAATTCAATTCAGTTTATTGATGTCAATATACAAAGTATTTACATAAGTCAAATGAATGGGTTAAAGCCAAAGTGGTGATGtaagtcatatttttgaaatgatGTAAGCCTTATTTTATAATAATGATATAAGTAATATTGATATATGTTAGAAGAAAAAGTGGTTAAATCTTTACACCACTTTTCCTGATTTTCCAATGAAAAGAGGTCTATTTATCAAGGATATAAAGCAAGACTTACATCATTTCACAAAAATGACTTACACCACTTTGGCTTTAAGACCCTCATATATGAAACCATCAACAAAAAAATTCTAAATATCAAGAAGTTTATTAACAAAAACATATTCCTAAAAAAATGAATGAACATTCATAAAATGTGTTCTTAACTTTCATGTAACaggttattaaataaaaaaaacaatattaatcCGTAAATTTTATTGgtctaattataaaaaaataaattttaacgtTTTCTGCGCAATTGCAGTGAGTTCCTTCTGAGCCAAGCGGCACGCCTGGATCCTCCCTTGGTTTGAGAGTATCTGTGACCCTTGCCCAAACCACGAGATGATTTGCCAGAGGAAGTTTTGCCACGGAGTTCTCTGTGTTTGTGTACTGAGTTGACAATCCAGTTAATTTTGGGGTCCTTGCGAATAGCCTAGAAACAAAAATTTCTAATTGTACTATAAGTAAAGGTTTACAAAAATATCTACATGTGGATTGATAAAAATTAGAAAACGATTGCTGAAGCAGTTATACATCAACCATgagtttttgttgttttttttgttattaaaggtaggaatatttttccataatttaCAGGATAATCTTAAAAAACTGAAGAGCTGAAGTAAATTGGGCAGTTATTGATATagttaaaatataaacaaaaaactgTAGGAAAGGTTTTCATTCTAGGACTTTATTTACACTGTCAGTAAAAAAATTGAAGTTTGGATAACCTTCTGGCTAAGATCTAGTGTTGGGACTTTCAGGTTTTGTAAGCGTCCCTAAATATGGGTAACGACCACTTAAATAACTAGTACCTATTATGTTATGTGTCCTCTGAAGCACAGTGGTAGCTCAGCTAATTTAGAAATTGAAAATTCCTCATGTATGTGCTTGGAATCCACTTCAGGCCCTTCAACTTGTTACGCCATTAACATAGCCATTGAGCTATAGCCACCACAATGGTTTTACTGtcatatggtttgttttttaaccaagaggagtgattgaAATTTACCACGcagtaatgcttgtttgtaattggtccaaccacaggcaagtttactccactgttataaaattttgacacaattattgtcatttcataggttaattaagttatatcggcgattttttgtattttctgcgttattcctttaattttgagatttttagtctgcttttatataaaaagcagttgtttttggacTTCTTTAGCGACATATTAATATAACGTTTAtagattaccgttgagggccgacatgatcaaccaaaaaaagaaaatgtatttggtgattattctagtgactttcttgggtgtgaatctgtctttttagtttactcctcctggttaaaaaataaaccatagtATAACCGGTTTCCTGTTATGATTGGATGTGATAGGATGTGTAATATTGTACATTTGCTATAACTGTATGTGGGATAGACTACAGTTGTTTTCAGGTAATCAAACAGAGGATCCTCAACCAAAGTTGCTCCAAGAATACACCTGAACAATGAAAATGTCTTTTGAATGTGCCTCATATTTGAAATGTGTAATTAACTCGTTCACTGCTGATGGCTCTGATAAGAGCCAAACACTGCATAGACACTGTTGCTGCTGACTCTTAAAAGAtccgcttttaaaaactattgttaTGAGGGATATTGAATTGGCTCCTTGTTGAAACTAACCAAAAATTGGTGGCAATTAAAGTGTTAAGACAAATTGTCAGTGTAGGTGAAGCAGATATTCCACAACTTGGGATTAGTCCCAAAAATATTTTAGTTCTTTGGCTTTTCACTTCAGGAACTCAGTCTCATGTCTTTCCTATTTTCTAAATTTATGTAGAATCTAGATTCTAAATTTATGTAGCATGTAGAATGCAATctaatatagaaaaaaataataaaattataacaaaatATATCTTTCTTTATTACTTACGTTATGTGAGGGGTCGACCAAAATGATTTCAAAATATTTGTATGTTGAATCTTGGGCTACCCAGTAGGAGTTTAGGACTCTTAATCCACCACACCTTCTTCCTACACGTTCCtagaatacaaaaaataactataaatactacaaaaattacaaccaagaatacataggtaataaATACTATGGACCTAGAATTTATAGATGGAAATAGTGACATTGATTCGAAAGTATAAAATATTGTCACCAAATATGGCACAAgactagagcaaattttaacaaaatagaGTGCTctacaagagatttgaagttggagctagaGTTAGGTcagctaggtgctacgttttctcaacTTGTTTTGTGGAATAGAAGCTTAATCTTGAATCCAGCATCAATGAAAAAATTGGAATCATACAAGTGATGGATGTATACAAGAATCCAGAAAATATCGCAAACAGAACATGTCACAATCAAAGAGGTTCTGataaagatgaataaagaaatggatatcttaaatacaatcaaaacaagaaaattacatgtggagagagatacaacttgctccaatagATTATACAgtttcaaggaaaaagaagcttaGGAAGAAGTAGAATATTGTGGCTGTGCTACCTGAGAGAATGATACAGATGTACATCAAATAATTTCAAGTATGACAACAATATAGGCGAAAATAGTGACAtcaattcaaaatattaattatgTCACAAAACAAGACATTTCAATCATAAAAAGAAAAGATAaacagcttcttttttaatatagttCTGTACATAAGCACAATATCATGTAGTACTCACCTCAGCAATAGCTTGTAAGTTACGGACAGGTTTCAATTCATTAACTCCATGGCTTTTGGGTTTACCGTAGGTGGCACCTTTTGGTACTGGACGCTTGCGTCCTCCACGTCGTACTCTAATACGGTAAATAACAAAACCTAAAACAAAGACAAGGTATCAGGAAACTATTAGGAAAAAAAATCATCTAAAGTACTTTTGGGCATTAAAATGGTTTGAAATTTAAACAACAGTTGATTTAAATGATAGAAAAGAGTTTTATTTACCTTGCTTGGCCCTGTAACCCATTCTGCGAGCCTTGTCAGGCCGACTGGGTCTGGGAGTTCTGTGGAGTTTAGTCAATTGGCGATATTGCCACACTCTCACTCTCAGTAAAAATCTAAGAACATCACTTTGTTTTTTTCTATACAACTCCTGTATATACTTGTAGGCTCCCATTTTTAAAacctaaaatagtaaaaaacacCTTGTTAGAACACATAACCATACTTTCAAGTCAACtgtttatattgtatattatttttCGAAGTACgatgtttttgaaaaaatacacctACGAGagagtttttaatacaacttaacactgaactaaattaaaaaacaatatccATAAAGATGGATGCggaatattttttagaatataaaaataataaatttttgtacACTACCTACAAAGACATCCAACGAAAAAGAAAGTTAAACGCGCAAGTGCAGATAGTAACGACAGTTGACATTTTGTGCATAAAACAGAAACTTCAagcaaatgccaatatttaaaTAACGCACATACTTCATtaactttaattattattatacaagtATAATAACTATTCTGGTAAATAAGTAACAATAAAACCACTttgtttgaatttattttttgtaGAATAAATTTGATAGGAAcggtatttttgatatttatcaCTAACAAACCATTCACTTCACAATTTGGAGATATTGGTTGCATAACTGACAGGGATAAAAAATATGTGAAATAGGAACTGTTACAACTATTATGATAAGTTTGGAAATATTTACAATATAAATACGTTT is from Diabrotica virgifera virgifera chromosome 9, PGI_DIABVI_V3a and encodes:
- the LOC114324903 gene encoding 60S ribosomal protein L15: MGAYKYIQELYRKKQSDVLRFLLRVRVWQYRQLTKLHRTPRPSRPDKARRMGYRAKQGFVIYRIRVRRGGRKRPVPKGATYGKPKSHGVNELKPVRNLQAIAEERVGRRCGGLRVLNSYWVAQDSTYKYFEIILVDPSHNAIRKDPKINWIVNSVHKHRELRGKTSSGKSSRGLGKGHRYSQTKGGSRRAAWLRRNSLQLRRKR